CGGTGTCCCGGAAGAAGCCGTTATGGGACTGGGATGTGGTAACCCAACAGCACTTGCAGAACTGAAAGAGGGTGAACATGTTGTGGACCTTGGCTGCGGTGGAGGTCTGGACGTTTTCCTTGCAGCCCAGAAAGTTGGTGGAAAAGGGAAGGTTATTGGCGTGGATATGACTCCTGAGATGATTGAAAAGGCAAGAGAAAATGCCAGGAAAGGTGACTACAAAAATGTTGAGTTCAGGTTTGGAGAGATAGAAAATTTACCCATCGAGGACAACTCTATAGATGTTATCATAAGCAATTGCGTCATAAATCTCTCACCAGATAAATTAGCCACCTTCAAAGAAGCATTCAGGGTTTTGAGACCTAATGGTAGGATCCATATATCTGACCTGGTAACTGAAGGAAAGCTTCCTGAAGATGTTCGACAGAGCTTTGAAGCCTGGGCAGGATGTATTGCTGGAGCCCTAGAAAAACAAGAATACCTGAACACGATAAGGAAAGCGGGTTTCAGAGATGTTACCGTCATTGACGAGCATCCTTACAGCAAGTGTGGAATAGACTCTCGAATTACAGGAAAAATCATCAGTATTCAAGTAAAAGCCTACAAATAAGGTGTAAAATTTCCAAATAAATCCCCATAAAACACTCCAATCAAACCCTAAAAAAAATCTTTTATGAGCCCATAAAAAATTAAGATTTGACATCTCCATATATGTGTCAGAAAATTAAATTAACTTCAGAAGGATTATTCTATGTGTCTTATAGACGCATAGAAGTGAATGGGATTC
This window of the Nitrospirota bacterium genome carries:
- a CDS encoding arsenite methyltransferase — its product is MSNEKEIKDYVKNRYGKIASKEDSCCPSCTYTSDIVEHARSMGYSKQEISGVPEEAVMGLGCGNPTALAELKEGEHVVDLGCGGGLDVFLAAQKVGGKGKVIGVDMTPEMIEKARENARKGDYKNVEFRFGEIENLPIEDNSIDVIISNCVINLSPDKLATFKEAFRVLRPNGRIHISDLVTEGKLPEDVRQSFEAWAGCIAGALEKQEYLNTIRKAGFRDVTVIDEHPYSKCGIDSRITGKIISIQVKAYK